CCTCGTTTAGGTTGGTAAGTTTTCCTTTTAAGGCAAGAATCATTTTTTGAGCAGTCTTTTTGCCTACTCCGGGAGCTTTTTGAAGGGTGTCAAGGTCGCCTTCCTCCAAGGCTTTTTCAAGGGAAGAGGAATTAAGCCCCGACATTATCTTTAAGGCTTGACGGGGCCCTACCCCCTCAACCTTTGTAAGATCCAAAAACAAGGAGCGCTCTGCCTGATTGGGAAAACCGAAAAGCCTCATCTGGTCTTCCCTGTGATAGAGCCATGTATAAACCTTTACCTCTTTCCCGACAGTGCCTAAGGCATCGAGAGCCAAGGCCGAAACAAAGATTTCCCACTCAATACCTGAATTTTCAACATAGACGGAATCGGTTGTTTTTCCGCTTAAAATTCCTGAAATGCTGTTAAACATAAGCCCGTACCTCCCCTACATCTCCTAAATTTATTTTTGTAATGGCAGCAGCCAAGGCATCGGCCGCATGGTCAGGCCTAGGAATTTCCTTTAGGCCTAAAATCAATTTTACGGCTTCCTGTACCTGCCTTTTTTCTGCTTGAGCGATACCCGTTACGGCTTTTTTAATGGAATTGGGAGCATACTCTCCTACCCTCACCCCCCCTTGAGCCAGAGCCAAAAGAACCACGCCGCGGGCTTCCGAAACGGACATTGCACTCGTCGCATTTTTTGCAAAATATAAGGTTTCTATTCCGGCCTCCTTAGGCCTGTATTTTTCAATAAGTTCCGAAACCCTATCGAAAATTTTTAAAAGCCTTTCCCCTTGGAGTAAATGAGGCTCGGTACTTATTGAGCCGTATTCTATACACTCAAAGCGGTTATTTGAAAAACTTATAATTCCATAGCCCGTATTTGCCAAACCCGGATCAATCCCTATAACATAGGGGCGGAGATTTTTTTTGCCGGAAGCTGCTTTTAAAACACCCATTTAAAATTCCTTAAAGCCCTGTTTAGACTTTCTCAAACCCTCTCCGAAAGAAGGGGCTCGGGATAAAGTTCTTTTATCGTTTCCTTTTGAGAAAGAGCCGAATCGGAAGCCAAGACTACGGAAGAAAGGGAATCCCGTTGAACCGATAATTTTTTTGCACAATTACGCAAATCCTCAGCCGTAGTTTCCAGCATCTTTTCAACAACTTCTTTTTTTTCGGAATATGAAATACCCGAAAGAAGATCCCTAAAGGCTGCCGCCCCTCGTCCTGCAGGAGTCATAGGGATAATCTCCTTGCTGTATCTTCCGGTAATAAGTTTTTCTATCATCTCTTCCGAAAAGTCTTGGCTAAATGTCTCGTCTATCGAGTTTAAAAATTCGGAAAGAGAATTTATCGGGTTCGGATCCCTGTAGGAAACAAAGGCTAAAATTTCTTCCAAGGACATAGGAACGGTAAAGGCACCGTAGGCTCCTCCTATGCTTCTTATCTTTTCCCACATCGGGCCGCTTGAAAGCCATTTACACAGGATTAACTGTGAGGCTTGCTCCTTTGAACCGAAAGCTGCCGCCTTAAAAACCGAAACTGCAAAACCTACTTGAAGAGAAGCCGGAATAAGCTCCAACCTCTTTTTTTCGGAAGGCCTAAATTTAAAGGGATTTTCAAAGACAAGCTTATCAGTTTTATCTGGAGCCTTAAAGCCTTTTAAGTTTTTTTCAAAGGCAGTTTTTAAAGCGGCCAGATTTTCTTTTGTACCCGTAACTTCAATAATCAAACCTGATTTTATAATCGATTTATATACGGCACTTAATTTATTTGATAATTTATTCAATTCGGAATCAGCGTTTTCTGAGTCGGCTTTTTTAGAATTATCTTCTTTAACTTTTAAATAAAGCTCCCTCAAAAATTTAAGCTGACTTAATCCCGAAAGCATCTCCCTCCGTGCATTTTTTTCGGACAGGGGTGCACTAGCCCTAAGAAGAGCGAGGCTGTTTCCATCAAGAGCGAGGAGGCTTTCAAAATCGTTTTTCCTCTGGGTTACCAAATCGTTTAAGCGTTTTTTATCGTCAAAAGAAATTTCGTTTAAAAACTGCAAGACAAAGCAGACAGCCTCAGGAATCAATTCGCCGAGTATCTTCCCCGAAACAAAAAGCCAATCCCTTCCGGCTATATCGGAGAGCCTTATCTTATCCGCATTTTTACATAAAGAAAGATTTTTGTTTGCCGTAAAAACACCGGCACTTGCCGAAAATCCTCCAAGTAAATTTGCAAGCCTGGAAGAAACCTCGCTCCATACAAGGTTTTCGGTTCCCATACCTGTAAGACAACTTGAAAGAAGGGGCAGATATTTATAATCTTCTTCGCTTAAACCGTCTACAGGAAAGGCTAATTGAAAATAACCTATCCCGTTTGTAGGCTGCTCATGCATAACAAGGGGAACCTTTCCGATAAAGGCGATTTCTTCATCTATCGGAGGCGGAAGAGGAGGCAGGTCTTTCTTTGAAAGATGGGGAATAAGAGCAAGCATTTCAGGGGAGTCGCTTTTTTGTTTAAACTCGTTCATCTTCTCCTGCTCTTTAAGCATTGCCCTGCGAGCATCCTCAGTTAAACCTGCATTAAAATTTTCAGCCCTTTTTTCCAGACTTTCGTCCAAGCGTTTGCAAAAATCCGCATCGGGGTAAACTCTTACAAGGGCATGATGTTTATTCTTTAGTAAATACTTTTCAATCAGTTTTTCGATGTATCTTTTATCGGAGGCAAGGTCTTTTTTTACCTTTTCAAAAACAGGAGTATATTGAAGAGTTTTTTCGGGACTTACCCCGTATGTCCAGCCTGCCATAGCACGCTCCATCAGGTTAATACCGAAGGGCCCGTAGTTTCTTCTTATTTCTCTGTTGCTAAAATCTATGGAATGAACGGCCGTTTCAATCTCTTTAGGATCGATTCCTTTTTTTACAAGCTCTTCAAGAGCATTAAGAATCAGCTTTTTAAAATCCTCATGCGTTTCCTTTTTAATTCCCTTCATTCCTATTGTGAGGGTGATGTTTCTAAGGCTTTTTCCTATGCCGTTATAAGGATAAAGGTCTTCCCCTATTCCCGATTCCAATAAGACCTTATTTAAGTATGCCCCGCTGTGCCCGATTAAAACCTCTCCTATAAGATAGGCCTGCATAAGTTTTTCGGTATCCGAAGTTTCGGGGAGAAGCCAGTTAAGCATTACGGAATCCTTAGTCATCTCCTCGGCGGGGGCCGGTACCGAAAAGAAGCGGGGCTCTGCGTATGGCTCAATCGGCGGCACAAAGGGAGGCTTTTCGGCAGCTTCAAACTTAGAAAGAAATTTTTCTTCTAAAAATTTCATCTGCTTTTCGGTCGGAATATTTCCCATTAAAAAAATTCGGCAGTTTACCGGATGATAATATTTTTTGTGAAAGGCCTTGTATTCTTCATAAGTTAAATCGGGAATCTCCAATGGAGAGCCGCCCGAATCCTTGGCATAGATGCTTCCCTGACAAATAGAAGCGGCTGTCCAATCATACATTACCCCGTCAAAGTCGGAATAATTAGCCCTCATTTCGTTTAAGACAACTCCCTGAACGCTCATCTTTCCGTTTTCATCCAGTTCAAAGCGGTGTCCTTCCTGCTTAAAAGCCCATTCGTCAAGGTTGGGAAAGAAGACAGCATCCCCATAAACCGACATAAGGTTAAAGTAATCGGCTTCAACCAAGGAGCTTGCAGGATAAACTGTCTTATCGGGATAGGTCATGGCATTTAAAAAGGTATTAACGCTCTGCTTTGCCAAAACCATAAAGGGGTCTTTAAGCGGATAGTTTTTAGAGCCGCATAAAACCGTGTGCTCGATAATATGAGCTACCCCCGTTGAATTGGGAGAGCTCGTCATAAAATTATATGAAAAAAGATTTTCATCGTCATCGTTTAAAATATGATAAAGTTCAAGTCCCGTCTTTTTATGCCTTGCATAAATACCTACAGCATTAAATTCGGGTAAAGGATTTTTGCTTATAATTTCAAAGCCGTGAATAAGAGTGCTCATAAGGTCTTCCTAAGTTTAAATTAAATTTAAGCCTTCTAAAAAAAGTTTTAATTTTAGAAGATGGCTATATTCTAAAGAAAAGGAAGAAAATTGTAAAGTATCCCCGAATTTCAGCCCTGTGCTGCAACCGGATAGCCGTTAATAGTTTTTGTTTTTTCATAATACACCTCTTTTTCCAATTTTAAACACCCCATCGGCTATTTTATCGTAGGAGGATCGATGTGTAATCATTAAAATAAGTTTTTTTGTCTTTAGCTCGGATAAAAGAGAGCTTAATGCAAGGCTTGTTTCCGAATCGAGGGCATTTTCCACCTCATCAAATAAAATAACTTCGCCGGTTTGCAAGAGGCAGCGGCTTAAGGCAAGACGCTGAATTTGCCCTTGCGAAAGAATGTGCTCTTTTCCACCTAATTGCGTATCAAGCCCCTTTTCCAAAGAATCTATAACCTTATCAAGTTTTGTTTCTGTCAAAATATCATTTATTGTAACCTCATCTACTTCTTTACCGAATAATAGATTTTCTTTTATCGACCCTGAAAAAATAAAAGGATTTTGACTTATATACGAAAGTCTTGCCGCAAGATTTAAAAAAATGATTTTACCTTCTAATACCGATTCACCTTTAAGACTAATATTCCCGGAAATAATATTAAAAAGGCTTGTTTTACCGGAACCGTTCTCTCCTTTGACAAGATAAAGACCGGGGAATGTACATTCAACATTTAATTTTTCAAAAAGAAAATTGTTTTTTTTATAAGCAAAACTTAGATTTTCTATTTTGATTTTTTTTATGTTTGAAATATCTTTTTCTTCTTTTATAAGTGAAAAACGGTTTTGCCTTTCATCAAAAATAGTTTTTAAACGTTCCACGGAAACAAAGGAGACTATAATTCCCTTATAAGTTTCGGCACAGGAAGAAACAAGGCTTCTAAACTTTTGAGAATACATGAGGGCGGCGGTAATAGTGCCGACGGTGTTTTTCCCTTCAAGGACGGTTAACCCGATAATGGCAAATAAAGAAATATTTATGGTAAAGTTAGTAAAAAAAGAAGCTGTAGATGACTGCATTCCGATAATCGTAGATTCTTTTACGTGTATAAAAATATACTTTAAAATATTTTTAAACTTATAAATAAAAAACTTTTGTGAAGAATGGTTTTTTATTTCCTGTAAACCCCTTATTGTTTCATTTATATATGCAGTATATTCATCCTGCCTTTTACGCTGAACTTCATTTACGGCAGCCTGTTTTGTTCCGAAATATTTTGCCAAAAAAACGGGAACAACCGAAACTATGAGCGTAAGACAAAAAATAAAAATATCTATTTTAAAAAGTCTAAAACCTATTATACCCATCATAATAAGCGAAGTTATTATAGAAGGAATTTGAGAAGTATAGATACCCGTCATCACTCCTAAATCGGATAAAAAAAGATTTAAAAGTTTACCCGAATCTTGCTCGGAACTTCCCTTAGGCGGTAAATGTAAGAGGTTTAAATAAAGGCGGCTTTCGGTGTAAACGGTCATTTTACGCTGGAGTAAAAACTGCAACCAAGAACTTAAAAGCGAAAAGCCAAGACCTGCAATTTGAAAAAGAATAATGATTTTTAAAAAGGCAAAAAAAGCCGTCCTATCCTTTAAGGTCAACGCATCGATTATTTTACCCGTAAACAGAGGTTCAAATGTAGATGCGTAATTACCTAAAAGAGAAAAACAAAGAAGAAAAAACAAAACCGGAAAAAACGGCTTTAAAACTGAGGCAGCCCAGCGGTTTAATTTTTTTTTATTTAACATATAAGCACTCCTTATGAATTTACGGAAAAGGAATATAGGTGCATCGTCTATCCAAAGTTTTACCTGTAACCGATTCTATAAAATCATAAGTTTTTTTATCAAAAGTCTTAGGTAAAAGCGACGGAAACCAATTTAAATCAAAAATTTTACACACCTTAATATTGTTTATTTTTGTTTCATTAAGAGGCAAAAAAGAAACAAGAGGATTCATTTTGTATTTTTGATTTAATATTTTTACCTCATTATTTATAGAAACATATTTTTTTTCAATACGGTTGCTATAAGCTTCGGCATTTTCATTTATAAACTCAAAAGCTTTTTTTATTCTTTCAGGTGCTATTGATAAATAGGTTTCGGAATAATCCTTGGGTTTACTATCATCTATTTTTATGCCGTTGAGGAGACTTAAATACATTTGATGTAATTCATTTAAGGCTGAAATAATCGCTGCGTTTAGATTTTTACCTGAACCTAAAGAAACCGCTATTTTACCTTTTAATTCTCCTATAAAAAAGACAACATAACATGATTCCGATAAACTTATTTCATAACATTCAAAATTGTTAAAATAAATATTATAGCTATTATATTTGTACAAAATATTTTTATCTATCTTATAACTTTTACCTTTTGAAAGATACAAAAAAATAAAACTTTGCCTTTCCAAAAACTCAAAAAAAGCATTTTCAAGACAACTATTTGAATTTACATGAGCTGCACATCCGCAAGAATCAAAAAAAATATTCTTTTGTTTTAGCTCATCAAGTGAAAAAATATGAATAGTATTATCAAGCAAGGAAAAAGAATAAATATTCTTATTTGAAATATTATTATATTCTATTAGCCCGTTTCTTTCATAGGCTTCGCCTATTGCACAAAGCGCAGCTTCATATTTAGCATTTCTTACGGCACCGCCTCCGGCAGCTGCATAATCAAGGTTTTTATAACAAGTTATATTTTTTAAATCATTTTTAAATGCTGTTGCACCTATATTAAATGAAAAGCCGTACATATTGAACTCCCTATATTACAGCACATTCTACGGCATTTTTTAACTCTTTTTCAATACCGTAAAGAACGGAAATAACTCTTGTTTTATTTTTCCTTATATTTGAAATTGTAGGAATACAATTAAACATAGTTTTTGATATAGCTTTTATGGTAATTTCTCTTCTACAACCTGCAATATTTAATAAACCTATTTCAATATCATCAAAAGGAGGATTTATGATTATTTTTTGTACAGACTTTAAATTCTCAATACTTATTTGTTTTACATTACAAAGAGTAAAAAAATAATCGTCAAATTTTTTATTATTTTTAAGATACATAGACTTAGGCGAAAGCTCGTCCATCCATTTTTGCATTAAAGCTTCTTCAATGGCAGAAACAAGGGTGTGCATAACATCTTTATCGCCTGAAATACCCGAACCGATTATCTGTAAATTATCATTTAAAATAAAAACAATTATAGTATGAATATTGCTTATATTTTGAGCATAAAATATTTTTATATTTTTTTCATTGATTCCGTATTGCAGTAAAACGGCTTTTACGGCAGGAGTAATTTTTACAAGGCTGCATAATTTTTTATACCACATAAGCATGAGTTCATTTTTTTCTAAGAGTTCGCAAATTGCTTTTTCTATTAAGATATTGGAATTCAAACCCGATGCTGTTCCTGTGGTATCCTTATGACCGTATTTTAAATCATAACCGTAAGTAAGTGCATTCCGTTTTACAAGAGTTTTCTTTAATCCGTTAATTAAAACAATTTCAGTTTTTTTATTACTCCTATAATTATTTACCATTTTAAAGCGTTCTAAAAATTCATTATGCAGTTTTCCGAAAATTTCGATTTTATTTTTACCCGATGAGGTGTTAGAATATGGGAAAATTTTCTTTTTATTTTTTGTTTTTTCAACTTTAAAAACGCCTAAACCAATTATAGGATCATCATTAAAAACCGTTTTATTCATAAAAAAAGATTTTTGATAATAATCAAACATAGGGCATACCCTTTATATTGATTGTGGTAATATAAAGCTGTTTTAATGAATCAATATTAAGATCAAAAGAAGTTTTATTAAAATTCTCTATATTCTCCGTGAATACAAAATCATATTTGCTGCAAAATGATTTTATCTTTCCGGCTGCTTCACCTATTGAAAGGATAGATTTTATAAAAGATGAAGCTCCGTATTTATATAAGGAGTTATACAAAGAAGCAAAAAACGAAACGGATATTTGGTATTCGGCATTAAGATTTTTTATTTCGGAATATTTTATAAACTTTTTAACACTACTGTCATAAGCATAATTTCCCGCTTCTACAAAATCGGTATTATAAAAAGAAACAACGGGGAAATATGAACAATCTTTATTTTGCATATTATTTATAAGGGAGTCTAATTCAATAATTAGTTTAGGTAATTTTTCAATGGAATACTCTTTTAAATTAATTTTAGAATAATTTTCGGAATTATTTTTTAATAAATTTACATCAATCGTCCTATCGGCTGATAAGGGTTTTAAAGGATTACTTAATTGATAAAATTTTAATATGGAATTTAATATAAAATTATTATTCATGGCAAGGACAAACCTCCCAAGGAATTGCAATATCATAATCGGTTTTGCCTGTTTTCATATTCAGTTGTTTTATAAGTTTTACGGTATAATCATTTAAATCCGTTATATCGTCTATAATCTCATTTATCAGCCGGATAATTTTAAAATTATCGAGAATACTTTCGGTATTAAAATATACAGTTTTTGTGTATATGAGGTCGATAATTGTTTGAAATGAAACATTGCCCGTAAGTTTTGATTGGGAGCGTAAAGAGCCTTCCAAATGACTGAAATAACACAAGGGACAAGGGTTATGCCAATCGGCTTTATGATAATTTGTAAAATAAAAGCTATAATTATAATAAAAAGCTAATTTGTGGATAACATTATTTTCTTTTAAGCAGTTTGCAAGTTCTGTATATAGTTTATAATTAAAGGGATTTAAAACAATATAATATACGGCATCCTTATCAAGGTTTAAAAATAATTCGGCACTTACCAGATTTATATCGAAGGTGATAACATCATAGGGAATATTTAATCCCGATAAATTGAATTTTAATGAAGAAGCAATTTCTTTTGAATTGGTAAAAAAATAAAGCCGATTTATCGGATGAGACGTAAATTCATCTTTAATCGCCAATAAATTTTTTAATAAAAAATCCAAACAGAACTCACCTTCTTCGCCGTATCGTTCTTTAAGGTCTTCAAGGGTAAAGGTAAGATTATAATCATCGTCATTACTTGTAAAAAAATCAATTAAATTTGTATCGGTTATAATGCAGGTAGTTTTTTCATTTTGAATGACGGTAATCTCATCATTCTTGTACATGAGGTAAGGTATCAGTTTATACTTCACTTAAAATTTGTCTCCTTTTTAAGTATTTTTTTATTTCTTGTATAGCTATTATTATACCAATAATAAAAATTATAAAATAAATAATTATTAAAAAATAAAAATATACATAGTTAAATAAAAATATAAAAAAATTATTAATTGAATGAACAAGAATAGGAACATAAATATTATTGGTTTTTTCATAACAATAAGTCAATAAAATTCCTGCTAGAAATAAAAAAAACATATTTATTCCAAAACCGTATTTTGGTATGTGTAAAAGAGCAAAAAGTATTGAAGAAATAAGTACACCAATAAAGGCATTACTTATTTCTTTTAATTTATTATACATAAGCCCTCTATATAGTATTTCTTCAAAAATAGGACCAAAAATTACTGAACCTATAAGCATAAAAGGTTCAAAACGAGGTTTTAGAGATTTTTCTAAAATCAAAATATCATATATAGTAATATTCTTTTTACCCGTTAAAACATCATTAAAATATTTAAAAAAATTAAAAAGAAAAGCATTATCAAAGATAAAGTATATTATGTAATAGATCATTCTGGTTGATAATATATAAATCAAAATTTTTACAATAAAAGAAAAATTTATTTTTTTATAAGTAAATATTATCTTTAGATCTTTTAAATAAAATAAATAGAAAATAATTATAAATAGTAAAAATAATAAAATGCCAAAAATTCCATTATATTTAACAAATAAAATATAATAGTAATTATAAAAATTTTTAAAAAGGAATTTACCGACATAAGAAAGCATAAAAAAAACAAGAATATACAATATAAAAAGAAACCACAGTTCTTTTATTATTTTTTTATTCATAATCCATACCCTATAATAAGAACATCGAAGAAAAAATATTATCGTTATAAAATAATTTCCTTAAGTTTATATTTCCCTTCGATGTCTAACTTAAGACTATCATATAAAATTTCACCAGTCAAGCATAAATTTACGAAATTTATAAAAATTTCAATTTTATTTAACAAATTTCAATTTGTTCACGTTTAAATATGCCGGTTGCATTATTTTTCACTCTCCGGTAGAGAAGCCTATTGTACAAGATTAAAAGTTTTTTGCACTTTTAGGTATTTTTTTATTTCTTGTATAGCTATTATTATACCGATAATAAAAATTATAAAATAAATAACTATTAAAAAATAAAAATATACATACTTAAATAAAAATATAAAAAAATTATTAATTGAATGAACAAGAATAGGAACATAAATATTATCTGTTTTTTCATAACAATAAGCCAATAAAATTCCTACTAAAAATAAAAAGAATGTATTTATTCCAAAACCGTACTTTGGTATGTGTAAAAGAGCAAAAAGTATTGAAGAAATAAGTATAGCAATAGAGGCATTACTTATTTCTTTTAATTTATTATACATAAGCCCTCTATATAGTATTTCTTCAAAAATAGGACTGATAATTACTGAACCTATAAGCATAAAAGGTTCAAAACAAGGCCTTAGCGATTTTTCTAAAATCAGAATATCATATATAGTAATATTTTTTTTGCCACTTAAAATATCATTAAAGTATTTAAAAAAATTAAAAAGAAAAGCATTATCAAAGATAAAGTATATTATATAATATATCATTCCAATTGATAATATATAAATCAAACTTTTTACAATAAAAAAGAAATTTAATTTTTTATAAGTAAATATTATCTTCATTTCTTTTAGATACAATAAATATAAAACAATTATAAATAGTAAAGATATTAGAAGGTCAACAATTTTATTATATTTACCGAATAAAGCATAATAGCAATTATAAAAATTATTTAATAAAAACTTATGAATATACGAATTTATATAAAAAACAAGAATATACAATATAAAAAGAATGCACAGATCTTTTATTACTTTTTTATTCATAATCCATACCCTATAATAAGAACATCGAAGGAAAAATAATATCGCTACAAAATAATTTCCTTTTCTGTAATTATATTTCCTGAACCTCCGCCTGCACAGCAACCAGGGCCATGATCACCACCACGCCATCTAGGGTCTCTTCTTTCCATAACACCTCCCATAGGCTTAATACCATCATCCCAAGCTTTTTCATCGTTCAATGAATCACTTATTCCATCAAGAATAAGACCGTCATTTAAAATAATACCGTCATCTTTTGTTATACCTTTCATTTTAAGTAATGGTGTGTTTTTCATATAAATCCTCCATAAGTTTATATTTTCCTTCGATGTCTAACTTAAGCCTATCATATAAAATTTCACCCGTCAAGCGTAAATTTACGAAATTTATAAAAATTTCAATTTTATTTAACAAATTTTAATGTTTTTTGAATTTAAATTTGCCGATTACATTATTTTTCACTCTCCGATAGAGAAGCCGATTGTACAAGATTAAAAGTTTTCCGCGCTTTTAAATGTTTTTTTATTTCTTGTATAGCTATCATTATACCGGCAATAAAAATTATAAAATAAATAACTATTAAAAAATAAAAATATACATACTTAAATAAAAATATAAAAAAATTATTAATTGAATGAACAAGAATAGGAACATAAATATTATCGGTTTTTTCATAACAATAAGTCAATAAAATTCCGTCAAGCACAAGAGAAAACATTTTTATATTAAATCCGTAACCGGGGATATGTAAAAAAGCAAAAAGTATTGAAGAAATAAATACAGCAATAAATACATTGCTTATTTCTTTTAATTTATTATATAGAAGTCCTCTATATAGTATTTCTTCAAAAATAGGACTGATAATTACTGTAGCTATAAGCATAAAAGGTTCAAATCGAGGTCTTTGCAATTTTTCTAAAATCAAAATGTCATATATAGTAATATTCTTTTTATCCGTTAAAACATCATTAAAATATTTAAAAAAATTAAAAAGAAAAGCATTATCAAAGATAAAGTATATTATATAATATATCATCATAATTGATGACAAATAAATCAACCCTTTTACAACAAAAGAAAAATTTAATTTTTTATAAGTAAATATTATCTTTAAATCTTTTGAATAAAATAAATAGAAAATGATTATAAACAGTAAAAATAATAAAATACCAAAAATTCCATTATATTTAACAAATAAAATATAATAGTAATTATAAAAATTTTTAAAAAGGAATTTACCGACATAAGAAAGCATAAAAAAAACAAGAATATACAATATAAAAAGAATACATAGATCTTTTATTATTTTTTTATTCATAATCCATACCCTATAATAAGAACATCGAAGGAAAAATATTATCGTTATAAAATAATTTCCTTTTCTGTAATTATGCTTCCTGAACCTCCTCCGCCGCAACCGCAACCTCCAGGACCAGGGCCAAAATCATGATTGCGCCTAGGATCTCCTTCCATAACACCTCCCATAGGCATCATACCATCATCCCAAGCTTTTTCATCGTTCAATGAATCACTTA
The DNA window shown above is from Treponema denticola and carries:
- a CDS encoding YcaO-like family protein, which gives rise to MYGFSFNIGATAFKNDLKNITCYKNLDYAAAGGGAVRNAKYEAALCAIGEAYERNGLIEYNNISNKNIYSFSLLDNTIHIFSLDELKQKNIFFDSCGCAAHVNSNSCLENAFFEFLERQSFIFLYLSKGKSYKIDKNILYKYNSYNIYFNNFECYEISLSESCYVVFFIGELKGKIAVSLGSGKNLNAAIISALNELHQMYLSLLNGIKIDDSKPKDYSETYLSIAPERIKKAFEFINENAEAYSNRIEKKYVSINNEVKILNQKYKMNPLVSFLPLNETKINNIKVCKIFDLNWFPSLLPKTFDKKTYDFIESVTGKTLDRRCTYIPFP
- a CDS encoding McbB family protein, with translation MKYKLIPYLMYKNDEITVIQNEKTTCIITDTNLIDFFTSNDDDYNLTFTLEDLKERYGEEGEFCLDFLLKNLLAIKDEFTSHPINRLYFFTNSKEIASSLKFNLSGLNIPYDVITFDINLVSAELFLNLDKDAVYYIVLNPFNYKLYTELANCLKENNVIHKLAFYYNYSFYFTNYHKADWHNPCPLCYFSHLEGSLRSQSKLTGNVSFQTIIDLIYTKTVYFNTESILDNFKIIRLINEIIDDITDLNDYTVKLIKQLNMKTGKTDYDIAIPWEVCPCHE
- a CDS encoding insulinase family protein; translation: MSTLIHGFEIISKNPLPEFNAVGIYARHKKTGLELYHILNDDDENLFSYNFMTSSPNSTGVAHIIEHTVLCGSKNYPLKDPFMVLAKQSVNTFLNAMTYPDKTVYPASSLVEADYFNLMSVYGDAVFFPNLDEWAFKQEGHRFELDENGKMSVQGVVLNEMRANYSDFDGVMYDWTAASICQGSIYAKDSGGSPLEIPDLTYEEYKAFHKKYYHPVNCRIFLMGNIPTEKQMKFLEEKFLSKFEAAEKPPFVPPIEPYAEPRFFSVPAPAEEMTKDSVMLNWLLPETSDTEKLMQAYLIGEVLIGHSGAYLNKVLLESGIGEDLYPYNGIGKSLRNITLTIGMKGIKKETHEDFKKLILNALEELVKKGIDPKEIETAVHSIDFSNREIRRNYGPFGINLMERAMAGWTYGVSPEKTLQYTPVFEKVKKDLASDKRYIEKLIEKYLLKNKHHALVRVYPDADFCKRLDESLEKRAENFNAGLTEDARRAMLKEQEKMNEFKQKSDSPEMLALIPHLSKKDLPPLPPPIDEEIAFIGKVPLVMHEQPTNGIGYFQLAFPVDGLSEEDYKYLPLLSSCLTGMGTENLVWSEVSSRLANLLGGFSASAGVFTANKNLSLCKNADKIRLSDIAGRDWLFVSGKILGELIPEAVCFVLQFLNEISFDDKKRLNDLVTQRKNDFESLLALDGNSLALLRASAPLSEKNARREMLSGLSQLKFLRELYLKVKEDNSKKADSENADSELNKLSNKLSAVYKSIIKSGLIIEVTGTKENLAALKTAFEKNLKGFKAPDKTDKLVFENPFKFRPSEKKRLELIPASLQVGFAVSVFKAAAFGSKEQASQLILCKWLSSGPMWEKIRSIGGAYGAFTVPMSLEEILAFVSYRDPNPINSLSEFLNSIDETFSQDFSEEMIEKLITGRYSKEIIPMTPAGRGAAAFRDLLSGISYSEKKEVVEKMLETTAEDLRNCAKKLSVQRDSLSSVVLASDSALSQKETIKELYPEPLLSERV
- a CDS encoding ABC transporter transmembrane domain-containing protein — encoded protein: MLNKKKLNRWAASVLKPFFPVLFFLLCFSLLGNYASTFEPLFTGKIIDALTLKDRTAFFAFLKIIILFQIAGLGFSLLSSWLQFLLQRKMTVYTESRLYLNLLHLPPKGSSEQDSGKLLNLFLSDLGVMTGIYTSQIPSIITSLIMMGIIGFRLFKIDIFIFCLTLIVSVVPVFLAKYFGTKQAAVNEVQRKRQDEYTAYINETIRGLQEIKNHSSQKFFIYKFKNILKYIFIHVKESTIIGMQSSTASFFTNFTINISLFAIIGLTVLEGKNTVGTITAALMYSQKFRSLVSSCAETYKGIIVSFVSVERLKTIFDERQNRFSLIKEEKDISNIKKIKIENLSFAYKKNNFLFEKLNVECTFPGLYLVKGENGSGKTSLFNIISGNISLKGESVLEGKIIFLNLAARLSYISQNPFIFSGSIKENLLFGKEVDEVTINDILTETKLDKVIDSLEKGLDTQLGGKEHILSQGQIQRLALSRCLLQTGEVILFDEVENALDSETSLALSSLLSELKTKKLILMITHRSSYDKIADGVFKIGKRGVL
- the ruvC gene encoding crossover junction endodeoxyribonuclease RuvC, whose amino-acid sequence is MGVLKAASGKKNLRPYVIGIDPGLANTGYGIISFSNNRFECIEYGSISTEPHLLQGERLLKIFDRVSELIEKYRPKEAGIETLYFAKNATSAMSVSEARGVVLLALAQGGVRVGEYAPNSIKKAVTGIAQAEKRQVQEAVKLILGLKEIPRPDHAADALAAAITKINLGDVGEVRAYV
- a CDS encoding CPBP family intramembrane glutamic endopeptidase, whose amino-acid sequence is MNKKIIKELWFLFILYILVFFMLSYVGKFLFKNFYNYYYILFVKYNGIFGILLFLLFIIIFYLFYLKDLKIIFTYKKINFSFIVKILIYILSTRMIYYIIYFIFDNAFLFNFFKYFNDVLTGKKNITIYDILILEKSLKPRFEPFMLIGSVIFGPIFEEILYRGLMYNKLKEISNAFIGVLISSILFALLHIPKYGFGINMFFLFLAGILLTYCYEKTNNIYVPILVHSINNFFIFLFNYVYFYFLIIIYFIIFIIGIIIAIQEIKKYLKRRQILSEV
- the ruvA gene encoding Holliday junction branch migration protein RuvA: MFNSISGILSGKTTDSVYVENSGIEWEIFVSALALDALGTVGKEVKVYTWLYHREDQMRLFGFPNQAERSLFLDLTKVEGVGPRQALKIMSGLNSSSLEKALEEGDLDTLQKAPGVGKKTAQKMILALKGKLTNLNEVSSKGQASVSCEYEDIVTALTEMGFERKSVIVQVEKIAEEMKAAGSDPLKNEEELFRRSIVALS